CGTTTCTAAGGGCCACCGTGGACCCACACACTGCCGAGTTCGGGTTCGAACTACGCGTCTGCCGGTGGGCCGAGATGGCCTGGCCGCCCGGCGAACCGGCCGGCGACGACAGCGAAATCATCGTCGCCCGCCAGCTCGGAACGAAGGGGCGCCGCTGGGACACGATCGTCCTCGAGTGCGATCCCGAGGGGCTTCGCCGGCGAGCGAACTTCGGCCCCGATCGGCTGGACGGCGACCTTCGCCACGTCGTCCGGAACGCGCCCGCGGAGTGGACCTACTACCGCGACGCCCTTCCACATCCCGGCTACCCCTGGCGGTACGTCCGCGAGGCGATCCACCGCGCCGACGACCGCGGCATTCTCGAGACCCGCAAGTCGGGGAACCGGATCGAGATCCGCCGGAAGTGGCCCTATCCCGATTGGGTCGATCGGATCGTCGCCATCGAGAACAAACCCGACTTGGACGCCAGCGCCGCCCGCGCGCTCGGCTCGCAACTCGAGTACGACGTCGCCGTCGGCCTGGCCGACGAGGTCTGGGTCGCGACCCGGCCGACGGGCGAGCGCGTCGAACCCGTCCTCTTCGAGGATCTGCCGGTCGAGGCGGGGATCCTGGCGTTCGATCCCGCGGCCCCGACCGCCGAGGTGGCCTGGTACCCGCGCTCGCTCGCGGTCGACGAGCCGGGGACCCGGATCCTCGAGCGGCCCGACGGCGGCGCTCGGGACGACTCGGCGGCCCGGTTCGAGTACGTCGAGCCCGAGGCGAAGGCCGAAAAGCGGCTCGCAATCGCCGAGCGGGCCTACGAGCGCGGCTGGCGATCGTTTGTCGATACGATGCGTCCCGACTGCCGGCACTTTCAGTTACGGGCCGACGGAGTCGGAGACGCCGAGGCGGCCGGCTCGGGGACGGCCGGCCAGGCGCTGCCCTACTGCGCCGCCAAGGGGTGTGCCCAGACGGCCGCCGAGTGCGCCGGCACCTGTCCCGACTTCGAGCCGGAGCCGCCGGCCTGGCGAACCCGCGGCTGGCCGATCGAGGGCGGACCGGGAACCCGATACAAAGAGATTCTCGACCGACGCCGGCGGCGACGGCGGTCCGGGCTGTAGCAGCTGCCAGACCCGACCGTCGCGACCCCAAGATCCCAACTGCTTCAGTCCGACACGTCGACCTCGAGGTCCTCGCGCTCGACGGCCAGGCGGAACGTAGGAACGGTGCGGTACTCGACTTCGACGACGCCCTTGCGGCGCAGGCTCTGGAGGCCCGAGCGGACGTCCTCGGCCTCGGGGTCGACGTCGTACTCGTCCCGGAGCGCGTGCAACACCGAGACGACGCTCTCGGACTCCGCCTCGGGTCCGGCCAACACCGCGACGATCTGCGCCTGGAGTTCGGGCACGCGGATCCGGGAGGGGACCCCCTCGTCCTCCGGATCGCTCTCAATCCCGGGCTCGACGTCGACCAGGTCGGCCGCCTCGGCGGTCGCCCGGATCAGGCTGTTGTCGTCCCGGAAGTAGTAGTCGCCGAGTTCGTTCTCCAAGTACTGGTGGACCTCGCTGCCGCTGTCTAACTCCCACCGCTCCTGGAGCTCGGAATTCTTCGTCGGCTGTAGCTCCACCACGTCCGCCAACCGTTCTTTGGCCTCCTCCGAGAGGGTCATCGTGGCATCGTATGCGGATCCGCTACTTTTGCGTTGCGTCACGCCCGATTCAGCGCGGCAGTCACTTGACTCGGTCGTACGACGGCGTTGAAAGCCCCGAACACCGCGTTCAGTCTCGCTCGGCAAAAACGGTCGGACGGGGACGAGTCGATCGGCGATCGGTCTCCGTCGGCGCTCTTTCGCGCGATACCGGTTCGTTCCGGCCCGGTCAATCGTCTCCGACGACCGGCACCGACGCCGTCGTCTCGAGGGTCTCTTCGACCTGCGTGTAGACGAGGATCGCCCCGAGGACGGCCAGGCCGGTGCCGAAGACGAACGGCACTTCGAAGCCGTACCCGACGAGCGCGCCCGACGACAGCGGACCGAGCGCGATCCCGTAGCCGAACGCCATCGTGAGGATCGAAAGCTTCGACCCCGACTCGCCCTCGCCGGCCAGGTCGCCCGCCAGGGCCAGCGACGGCGCGAACACCATCGCGGCGGCGACGCCCTGGAACAGCCTGGCGACGAACATCAGCGCGGAGGAGAGGAGATAGCCCTGCGCGAGCGTCGTCGGGATCAGCAACACCATGCCGGCGACGATGAACGGCCGCCGGCCGTAGCGGTCGCAAGCCCGTCCGATCGGGGTCTGGAGGGCGACCTGCGAGATGATAAACGCCGCGAACTGGAGGCCGAACCAGGTCGCGCCCTGCTCTAAGCGCGCGTTCACCTGCGGCTGGATGGTCGCGAACAGCGCGATCGCGGTCGCCATGAACAGCGACGCGACGCCGAGGGTGAAGATCGGATCGAGCAGGTTCGGTCCCGAGCGGTCGCGGATCGGGATCGAGAGGTCCGCGCCGGCGTTGGCCGCCGTCGACTCCGGATCGGAGACGAGGACCGTCACCAGCAGGTAGCTCGTCGTCGCTGCGATCGTCGCGATGTAGAAGGCGGCCTCGAATCCGCCGACCGTCACCCCGCCGGGGAGCGCGTAGGGGCCGCGGCTCACGACGGCGCCGGCCACGGCGGGTCCGGCTCCGAAGCCGACCAGGCGAAAGGTGTTGTAGACGCCCATGTTCCCGCCGCGGTCCCCGCGGGTCGCGAGTTCGTTCACGAGCGCGACCGACGACGGGACGATGAAGGCGACGCTGACGCCCTGCAGCCCGCGGATGGCCAGCAGCGAGAGGTACGTCTCCGCGAAGACGTAGGCCAGGTTCGTCATCGCCAGGCCGGCGAGCCCGATCAGGATAAACGGCTTCCGGCGGCCGAGTCGGTCCGAGAACCGACCCGTGAACGGTTGGACGCTGCTGTTGAGAAAGCCGAACAGCGAGAGGATGACGCCGATGATCATCGACTCTCCGAGGCCGAACGCCGTCCCGCCGACGACGTCGCTGGTCACGTACAGCGGGATGACGATGATCAGAAACGAGTTGCCGATTCCGTCGGCCATCCGGGCGCCGGCCAGGGCGAGCACCCGCCGGTCGACGGCGAACGGCGCGATCAGCCGCTCCGCGAGTCGTCGCATCGACTCTACGTGCGGTAGCGTGCCCGATTATAGTTTCGAACCGAAACGTTGACCGGTATCAATCGACGGGACAGTCCGTCCGACCCGGGGAGAGCTACAAGCCACCCGCTAGCGTCCGTTCACTCATGACCGACGTCAAACTCAGCCGCGTCGAAACCGTCCTCGACGACCTCGACTATCCCGCCTCGAACGATCAGGCGGCCGCCGAATTCGAGGACGTCACGCTCCTGCTCGCCGACGGCGAACGAAACCTGGGCGACCTCGTCGAGCGGATCGACAGCGATCGCTTCGAGTCGGTCGACGACCTCAAGTCGGCGTTGCACAACGTCCTCCCGCGGGAGGCCGTCGGCGAGCCATACCAGTCGGAAGGCGAGGGATAGGGACGAGCATCGCCGCCTGGCGACCGAGGCTCGGTCCGCATCCTTCCATCTGCCGGATTCGGGGACGGCGGTAAACGGGTCCCTTAAGTCGCTCGACCCCCGTAGCCCGGACAACGATGGAATTCTGCGACGAATGCGGTTCGATGATGAAGGCCGACGACGGGCTCTGGGAGTGCGGCAGTTGCGGCTTTACGAAGCCGAAAGGCGACGCCGACCAGTACATCGTCACCGACGATCAGGAAGCCGGCGAGATCATCGAGTCCTCCGGCGAGACCTCGCTGCCCGAGACCGACGCTCGCTGCCCCGAGTGTGGCAACGACCGCGCCCACTGGTACATGCAACAGATCCGCGCGGCCGACGAGTCCGAGACCCGCTTTTTCATCTGTACCGAGTGCGAGCACAAGTGGCGCGAGGACGACAACTAACAAACTTTTGCGCTGCGGGTGCGCCGAAGGCGCACCCTCGGCAAAGCGTTGCTGAAAAGCGCTCCTCCCTCCGTTCCGAGCACAGTGCGCTCTCCACGTCGGTCGTCGGCCCGCTCGCAGCCACTGGCTGCTCGCGGTCGATGACGATGTGACGTGACGGCCTGCCCTTCCCCGGGTCACGGACACCTCGCGGTGCTCGGAGCCCGCTCTCGACCGATGAGTGAACAGTAAAACGCGTCTCGTTACTCGTTGCGCGCGATCGTCAGATACCCCGTGTGACCCACGGGCGCGGTCGACGGCCGCGAACCGCGGTCGTCGAACTGCATCTCGCGTTGGATCGTCTCGCGGGTGCGGACGTTCGCCAGGCCGACCTCGCGAGCGGTCTCCGCGACCTCGCGGGTCGACTCGACGAACGGGCTGTAGACGGCGACGAAGCCGCCGTCGACGAGCAGTTCGGGCGCGTGCTCGACGACGTCGGGCGCGTCGCCAGTATCGAGGGTGAGCACGTCGAACGACGAGGGTTCGAGGCCATCGAGTTCCTCGAGAACGTCGCCGGTCCGGACGTCGACCGCGTCGCCGACACCGCCTAAGGCCATGTTCTCGCGGGCAACGTCTGCGAATTCCGCGTCGCGCTCGTAGGTCACGACCGAGGCGCCGGCCCGCGCCATCGAGGCCGCGAGCACGCCCGTCCCGGTGCCGGCGTCGAGCACGCGGTCGCCCCGCGCGATTCCCGTCTCGCCGATCACCAGACCGATGTCGCGGGGGACCATCGGCGCACCGGTGCGCTCGAAGTGATGGAAGAGGTCCGGGCCGCGCAGTCGGCGGACGT
This window of the Natrinema salifodinae genome carries:
- a CDS encoding DUF5787 family protein, with translation MDPHTAEFGFELRVCRWAEMAWPPGEPAGDDSEIIVARQLGTKGRRWDTIVLECDPEGLRRRANFGPDRLDGDLRHVVRNAPAEWTYYRDALPHPGYPWRYVREAIHRADDRGILETRKSGNRIEIRRKWPYPDWVDRIVAIENKPDLDASAARALGSQLEYDVAVGLADEVWVATRPTGERVEPVLFEDLPVEAGILAFDPAAPTAEVAWYPRSLAVDEPGTRILERPDGGARDDSAARFEYVEPEAKAEKRLAIAERAYERGWRSFVDTMRPDCRHFQLRADGVGDAEAAGSGTAGQALPYCAAKGCAQTAAECAGTCPDFEPEPPAWRTRGWPIEGGPGTRYKEILDRRRRRRRSGL
- a CDS encoding DUF5797 family protein; translated protein: MTLSEEAKERLADVVELQPTKNSELQERWELDSGSEVHQYLENELGDYYFRDDNSLIRATAEAADLVDVEPGIESDPEDEGVPSRIRVPELQAQIVAVLAGPEAESESVVSVLHALRDEYDVDPEAEDVRSGLQSLRRKGVVEVEYRTVPTFRLAVEREDLEVDVSD
- a CDS encoding MFS transporter produces the protein MRRLAERLIAPFAVDRRVLALAGARMADGIGNSFLIIVIPLYVTSDVVGGTAFGLGESMIIGVILSLFGFLNSSVQPFTGRFSDRLGRRKPFILIGLAGLAMTNLAYVFAETYLSLLAIRGLQGVSVAFIVPSSVALVNELATRGDRGGNMGVYNTFRLVGFGAGPAVAGAVVSRGPYALPGGVTVGGFEAAFYIATIAATTSYLLVTVLVSDPESTAANAGADLSIPIRDRSGPNLLDPIFTLGVASLFMATAIALFATIQPQVNARLEQGATWFGLQFAAFIISQVALQTPIGRACDRYGRRPFIVAGMVLLIPTTLAQGYLLSSALMFVARLFQGVAAAMVFAPSLALAGDLAGEGESGSKLSILTMAFGYGIALGPLSSGALVGYGFEVPFVFGTGLAVLGAILVYTQVEETLETTASVPVVGDD
- a CDS encoding DUF5789 family protein codes for the protein MTDVKLSRVETVLDDLDYPASNDQAAAEFEDVTLLLADGERNLGDLVERIDSDRFESVDDLKSALHNVLPREAVGEPYQSEGEG
- a CDS encoding transcription factor S is translated as MEFCDECGSMMKADDGLWECGSCGFTKPKGDADQYIVTDDQEAGEIIESSGETSLPETDARCPECGNDRAHWYMQQIRAADESETRFFICTECEHKWREDDN
- a CDS encoding tRNA (adenine-N1)-methyltransferase, which produces MSGADNADDESGAESDGNGDDRVPVLLVRGDREYLVEPGEEMGTDLGVLDVPEDVQPGDTLETHLGDEFHVRRLRGPDLFHHFERTGAPMVPRDIGLVIGETGIARGDRVLDAGTGTGVLAASMARAGASVVTYERDAEFADVARENMALGGVGDAVDVRTGDVLEELDGLEPSSFDVLTLDTGDAPDVVEHAPELLVDGGFVAVYSPFVESTREVAETAREVGLANVRTRETIQREMQFDDRGSRPSTAPVGHTGYLTIARNE